A section of the Aigarchaeota archaeon genome encodes:
- a CDS encoding FAD-binding protein has product MSLSPEKVASDLRKRICGDVLSEVWQRAIYASDASAYFIMPLCVVLPKSKDDVVEVVKYAYENRIPLTARGGGSSLLGQSVGEGIIIDFSKYMNRVLEINLEEDYVVVEPGIYRSVLDKILTKHGKMFPPDPSSSDFCTIGGMISTNAAGAHTVKYGTTADYILSLEVVLGSGEVIRCRRLKPDSEEWKKLLSENTHEARIYEALRKILEERGDLIRNGFPRLSKNSSGYRLDMTFDNGFIDLGKLFAASEGTLGIIVSAKLKIVNKPKHIALVLLNFDDLYKAGAAVQEILKLKPSAIEMVDRSLIDYSRGLYPEINEFIPRGTAASLYVEFEGDGLEEIERSISRLEDFLKNGNLVINSFRAFDPVSMKRLWSVRKKSLGFAYKFKQDGKSANFSFIEDLVVPPERLAELVDSVSKILKKYNLNFLISGHAGDGNVHIRPLLNLNDKRDFDLMPIIASEAFELAKSLGGSISGEHGDGMIRAKYLRLQYGEELLKIFLDIKRLFDPANIMNPGKKLGLDDIRLEWLRRRPDIRLREFKTQLLWNGKTSNIRKLLSGYDKKPSFVEEAELCVGCGLCKGGTLVGTSRMCPVFAAFGDEVDSCRGRINLLRWLLKTTDNLSEKFISSEVYKEIVYEHCIQCRMCLLECTANADIGKIMAEMRAWYSSIKGIPKGYGYFVEIDKYAKIASMFAPISNWMMTNKFFRILAEYLIGLDRNRNLPPFHRKTFKKMFEEYSKVHSTNGSKRVVFFYDTYINYNDPDLGIALVKILELNGFNVIVPPQLSSGLPAINEGAPSIGRKIAEFNVANLAPYARNGVPIVCFSPAASLALKHEYLDLLDTDDAYIVSENTYDIHEFLYKLYEDGALNRNFRTVQEDAYIHLHCHTLVQCIKDKVLGLLELVPGLSISELEKGCCGSGGAFSFVKGNFEKSLKIGSKLFEAVKQSDRPVYTTGELCRLQIEAGSGKKIGLTIDVLRKAYGV; this is encoded by the coding sequence TTGTCACTTTCACCCGAAAAAGTTGCTTCAGACCTAAGAAAGCGGATATGCGGTGACGTGTTATCAGAAGTTTGGCAAAGAGCAATTTACGCATCGGACGCTAGTGCATACTTCATAATGCCCCTCTGCGTCGTACTTCCAAAGTCGAAAGACGATGTTGTTGAGGTCGTAAAATACGCTTATGAAAATAGAATACCTTTGACCGCAAGGGGCGGGGGCAGTAGCCTTCTAGGTCAATCGGTCGGTGAGGGCATAATAATCGATTTTTCCAAATATATGAATAGGGTTCTGGAAATAAACCTTGAAGAAGATTACGTAGTCGTGGAACCAGGTATTTACAGATCTGTACTGGATAAGATACTTACGAAGCACGGTAAGATGTTTCCACCCGATCCTTCGAGTTCCGACTTCTGCACTATCGGCGGCATGATATCGACGAACGCTGCAGGCGCTCACACGGTAAAGTACGGAACCACAGCTGATTACATCCTATCACTTGAGGTTGTTCTGGGCTCAGGCGAGGTAATAAGATGTAGAAGACTTAAACCGGATTCTGAAGAGTGGAAAAAACTCCTATCGGAGAATACACATGAGGCTAGGATATATGAGGCTCTAAGGAAAATATTGGAAGAGCGTGGTGATCTGATACGAAATGGATTCCCGAGGTTAAGCAAGAACTCATCTGGTTACAGGCTTGATATGACATTCGATAATGGTTTTATAGATTTAGGGAAGCTCTTTGCCGCCTCTGAAGGTACGCTCGGTATAATAGTTTCTGCTAAGCTGAAAATTGTTAACAAACCTAAGCATATAGCGCTAGTACTCTTGAATTTTGATGATCTCTACAAGGCCGGTGCAGCGGTTCAAGAGATACTTAAGCTTAAACCTTCAGCTATCGAAATGGTAGATAGGAGCCTCATAGATTATTCAAGGGGTCTATACCCCGAAATAAACGAATTCATACCAAGAGGTACGGCGGCGTCTCTGTACGTGGAGTTTGAGGGTGACGGTCTGGAAGAGATTGAAAGGAGCATATCACGACTAGAGGATTTTCTTAAGAATGGAAACCTGGTGATTAACAGCTTTAGAGCATTTGACCCAGTCAGTATGAAGAGGCTTTGGTCTGTAAGGAAGAAGAGTCTGGGTTTTGCCTATAAATTTAAGCAAGACGGGAAAAGCGCAAACTTTTCGTTTATTGAAGACTTAGTAGTTCCGCCTGAGAGGTTAGCAGAACTCGTGGACTCTGTCAGCAAAATACTGAAAAAATACAACCTTAACTTTCTCATATCAGGTCATGCTGGAGACGGGAACGTACACATAAGACCTCTGCTAAATCTTAACGACAAGAGGGACTTTGATCTCATGCCAATTATCGCATCCGAGGCATTTGAACTGGCAAAGAGTCTTGGTGGAAGCATAAGCGGTGAACATGGTGACGGGATGATTAGAGCAAAATACTTAAGACTCCAGTACGGCGAAGAACTTCTGAAAATATTTTTGGACATAAAACGTCTTTTCGACCCTGCTAACATAATGAACCCCGGAAAGAAGCTTGGCTTAGACGATATAAGGTTGGAATGGTTAAGGAGGAGGCCAGATATACGTCTGAGGGAGTTTAAGACACAACTGCTTTGGAATGGAAAGACAAGCAATATCAGGAAGTTGCTGAGCGGCTACGATAAGAAACCTTCCTTCGTAGAAGAGGCAGAGTTGTGCGTAGGATGTGGCTTATGCAAAGGTGGTACACTCGTAGGTACAAGCCGCATGTGTCCCGTCTTTGCTGCATTTGGTGATGAGGTTGACAGTTGTAGAGGAAGGATAAACCTGCTTAGGTGGCTACTCAAGACCACGGACAACTTGTCTGAAAAGTTTATTTCTTCAGAAGTGTATAAAGAAATTGTCTACGAGCACTGTATACAATGTCGGATGTGTCTCCTAGAATGCACCGCCAACGCTGATATAGGCAAGATTATGGCCGAGATGAGGGCGTGGTACTCGAGTATCAAGGGCATACCTAAGGGATATGGATACTTCGTAGAAATAGATAAATACGCAAAGATTGCTTCGATGTTCGCTCCTATATCGAACTGGATGATGACCAACAAATTCTTTAGAATTTTAGCGGAGTATCTCATTGGACTAGACAGGAACAGAAACCTTCCACCATTCCATAGAAAAACTTTCAAAAAAATGTTCGAGGAATACAGCAAGGTGCATAGTACAAACGGTAGTAAACGTGTCGTTTTCTTCTACGATACATACATCAACTACAACGATCCAGATCTCGGAATCGCTCTCGTTAAGATACTTGAGCTTAACGGCTTTAACGTGATCGTACCTCCGCAGCTTTCCAGCGGACTGCCGGCAATCAACGAAGGCGCTCCTTCTATAGGTAGGAAGATTGCTGAGTTTAATGTCGCAAATCTTGCACCTTATGCTAGAAACGGCGTTCCGATAGTATGCTTCTCACCTGCAGCAAGTCTTGCTCTAAAGCATGAATACCTTGACTTGCTTGATACGGATGACGCTTACATAGTCTCGGAGAACACATATGACATTCATGAGTTCCTGTATAAACTTTATGAGGATGGGGCACTTAATAGAAACTTTCGCACTGTACAAGAAGATGCCTACATTCACCTTCACTGCCATACGCTCGTTCAGTGTATAAAGGACAAGGTTCTAGGACTGTTGGAACTCGTGCCCGGTCTGTCCATCTCGGAACTTGAGAAAGGATGTTGTGGCTCCGGAGGTGCTTTTAGTTTTGTCAAAGGAAACTTCGAGAAGTCACTTAAGATCGGTTCTAAGTTGTTCGAAGCCGTCAAGCAAAGCGATAGACCGGTGTATACGACAGGCGAACTTTGCAGACTACAGATAGAGGCAGGCTCTGGAAAGAAAATAGGTTTAACCATTGACGTCCTTAGGAAAGCTTACGGTGTTTAG
- the amrS gene encoding AmmeMemoRadiSam system radical SAM enzyme produces MVIKAIGKEARLFEKLSSGKIKCKACARYCQIGEGKIGFCGIRGVVDGKLYLFVYGRIITAHVDPIEKKPVMHFMPGSRVFSIATTGCSWMCAYCQNFDISQRRKVEGTEVTPEKIVELAVKYKSHGIAYTYNEPIIFIEFAHDIGVLARERGIFNVFVSNGYGTPESVNMMQNFLDCITVDFKGNGERDFLRRYVGIPDPDPIFQTLLEIKRKTKAHIEITDLVVPKVGDDLNAARKLCRWIYENLGPDTPVHFLRFHPDYKMMHLPWTPIETLEKHCQIAKEEGLRYVYIGNVPGHPLEHTYCPGCGSIVVERYGFDILSWNMDENNRCLNCGYAIAIVGKLNPTSKEKRFVPVFW; encoded by the coding sequence ATGGTTATTAAAGCTATAGGAAAAGAGGCTCGGCTGTTTGAAAAATTATCTTCTGGTAAAATAAAGTGTAAAGCTTGTGCGAGATATTGTCAGATAGGCGAAGGAAAGATAGGATTTTGTGGTATAAGGGGGGTAGTTGATGGGAAGTTATACCTTTTTGTCTATGGGAGAATAATTACCGCACATGTCGACCCAATAGAGAAGAAGCCGGTTATGCACTTCATGCCCGGAAGCAGGGTCTTCTCTATAGCCACTACCGGTTGTTCCTGGATGTGTGCTTATTGTCAAAACTTTGACATAAGTCAAAGACGTAAAGTAGAGGGCACCGAAGTTACGCCTGAAAAAATTGTGGAGTTAGCTGTTAAGTATAAGAGCCACGGTATAGCATACACGTACAACGAGCCAATTATATTCATAGAGTTCGCGCATGACATTGGTGTACTGGCGAGAGAACGCGGTATTTTTAACGTCTTCGTTTCGAACGGTTATGGTACTCCTGAAAGCGTTAACATGATGCAGAATTTTCTCGATTGCATAACTGTAGATTTTAAAGGAAACGGTGAAAGGGACTTTCTTAGACGCTACGTCGGGATACCTGACCCAGACCCGATTTTCCAAACGTTGTTAGAAATTAAGAGAAAGACCAAGGCGCATATAGAGATAACTGATTTGGTCGTGCCTAAAGTTGGTGATGACCTAAATGCTGCGAGGAAGCTTTGCAGATGGATATATGAGAACTTAGGACCCGACACACCAGTACATTTCCTTCGCTTCCATCCAGACTACAAAATGATGCACCTACCTTGGACACCAATCGAAACGCTCGAGAAACACTGCCAGATTGCAAAAGAAGAGGGCCTAAGGTATGTCTACATCGGAAACGTTCCTGGACATCCGCTTGAGCATACTTACTGTCCCGGGTGCGGAAGCATAGTTGTTGAGAGATACGGATTTGACATATTGAGCTGGAATATGGACGAGAATAATAGATGCCTGAATTGTGGCTATGCTATAGCGATTGTCGGAAAACTAAATCCTACGTCAAAAGAAAAACGCTTTGTTCCAGTATTCTGGTAA
- a CDS encoding cytochrome b N-terminal domain-containing protein, with protein sequence MRKAGSEESCIKKFVRWLIERTGASDFTKTIIPRHALHPMYSFGGLASLMFFLLAFTGIIQLMFYVPVFGEENIAYESVRHFTESVPYGFVVRGIHSYAATLMILLSILHFIRVYFTGAYAKPREITYIVGIVAGLLSIASAFLGYSLRMDHISVEAIRIAQFLVLQLPGGNWLYSLMFGSGLFDEVIPRFLAFHIGVAGLLGIILLLHFYMIHAHHISPPYDGSEPEPVIPFYPNFLLTELAAAVVVIGALVTFSATFPPELGFKFVFGEELPVGQPEWYLMALYALIKTGIDPVLAGFVIPGIGLLLFVIMPWVDPLYSRHPMNRRIATTYGLIFIGEYVMLFLYGQLTPGEQIPLLNALLLAIAVALVMGYIGVRLTSKPVPPKRAQKRLDGGPSYAIRVLVRNTWWIAGLLLVSALVLGGLGMLNHLSENYYDAAILFGGSIILMGWSLFVAKVGLVDAKYLV encoded by the coding sequence ATGCGGAAGGCTGGGTCTGAAGAAAGTTGCATTAAGAAGTTTGTCAGATGGTTAATAGAAAGAACCGGCGCCAGTGACTTCACGAAAACCATCATACCGAGGCATGCCCTCCACCCTATGTACAGCTTTGGTGGTCTAGCCTCGCTCATGTTCTTCCTGCTAGCGTTTACGGGAATAATCCAACTGATGTTTTACGTTCCGGTATTTGGCGAGGAGAACATCGCCTACGAGAGTGTTAGACATTTCACGGAGTCTGTACCTTACGGTTTCGTAGTGAGGGGCATTCACAGCTATGCCGCGACACTTATGATTTTGCTATCTATACTACACTTCATCAGAGTTTACTTTACCGGCGCTTATGCGAAGCCGAGAGAGATTACCTACATCGTAGGAATAGTGGCTGGTTTGCTTTCGATAGCTTCAGCGTTTCTTGGCTATTCGCTTCGCATGGATCATATATCCGTCGAGGCTATCAGAATAGCTCAGTTCCTCGTCCTACAGTTGCCTGGCGGTAACTGGTTATATTCTCTCATGTTTGGTTCGGGCTTATTCGACGAAGTAATTCCCAGATTTCTTGCATTCCATATAGGGGTAGCAGGCCTTCTCGGTATAATACTCTTACTCCACTTCTATATGATACACGCCCACCACATCTCGCCACCGTACGACGGCAGCGAACCGGAACCCGTAATACCTTTCTATCCCAACTTTCTGCTCACGGAATTGGCAGCCGCTGTAGTAGTCATAGGTGCTTTGGTGACGTTCTCAGCGACTTTTCCACCAGAACTTGGCTTCAAGTTTGTATTCGGTGAAGAACTCCCGGTCGGACAGCCTGAATGGTACCTGATGGCTCTGTATGCATTAATAAAGACAGGAATAGACCCTGTGCTGGCAGGCTTCGTCATACCCGGCATAGGGTTGTTGTTATTCGTCATCATGCCATGGGTTGACCCGCTCTACTCTAGGCACCCGATGAACAGAAGGATAGCGACGACATACGGCCTGATCTTCATAGGCGAGTACGTCATGCTTTTCTTGTACGGTCAGTTGACGCCCGGTGAACAAATTCCTCTACTCAACGCTCTACTCCTTGCGATAGCGGTCGCACTAGTCATGGGCTACATCGGTGTCAGACTAACATCAAAGCCAGTACCACCGAAGAGGGCACAAAAGCGACTAGATGGTGGCCCGTCATATGCGATAAGAGTCTTAGTAAGAAATACTTGGTGGATAGCGGGTCTTCTGCTGGTCTCCGCTCTTGTGCTTGGTGGACTTGGTATGCTGAATCATTTATCAGAAAATTACTATGACGCAGCCATACTCTTCGGTGGCTCTATAATCTTAATGGGCTGGTCACTATTCGTGGCTAAGGTCGGTCTTGTAGATGCTAAGTATCTGGTTTAG